In Rutidosis leptorrhynchoides isolate AG116_Rl617_1_P2 unplaced genomic scaffold, CSIRO_AGI_Rlap_v1 contig336, whole genome shotgun sequence, a single window of DNA contains:
- the LOC139882996 gene encoding LOW QUALITY PROTEIN: phospholipase D zeta 1-like (The sequence of the model RefSeq protein was modified relative to this genomic sequence to represent the inferred CDS: inserted 1 base in 1 codon; substituted 2 bases at 2 genomic stop codons), with the protein MASSEQLVSRVGSGGLTGGSAGRYVQMQSEPPLPSMMSSFFSFAQYPAPESTRIFDQLPKALIVSISRPDAADISPMLLTYTIEFQYKQFKWRLVKKAAQLIYLHLALKKRKFIEEIHEKQEQVCFNXHHFDDVLFYXTIELKVKEWLQNLGIGEHASMVQGDDDDGDEDSTPIVIHNEESAKNRDVPSSAALPIIRPALGRQQSISDRAKGAMQGYLNHFLGNMDIVNSREVCKFLEVSNLSFSPEYGPKLKEDYVMVNHLPKISKKDDSKKCCPCNCFGCCNDNWQKVWAVLKPGFLALLEDPFDTKPLDIIVFDVLPASDANGDGRVSLATEVKDRNPLRHTFKVTCGNRSIKIRTKNPKLKDWVAAINDAGLRPPEGWCHPHRFGSFAPPRGLTEDGSQAQWYVDGRAAFEAIASAIEDAKSEIFICGWWVCPELYLRRPFQAHASSRLDXLLEAKAKQGVQIYILLYKEVALALKINSVYSKRRLLNIHENVRVLRYPDHFSSGVYLWSHHEKLVIVDNHMCFIGGLDLCFGRYDTFEHKVTDNPAHIWPGKDYYNPRESEPNSWEDVMKDELDRGKYPRIPWHDVHCALWGPPCRDIARHFVQRWNYAKRSKAPYEETIPLLIPQHHMVIPHYLGKSNEMEEETKNPEEHCKDMKKQDSFASRSSAQDLPLLLPQEAEVDASSKSNGLGSRPSKLPPFSFRKSKIEPVVTDMPMKAFVDDLGSKNVEQPGGITPDLEWWETQERGDLVVSADESGQVGPRVSCHCQIVRSVSQWSAGTSQLEESIHCTYCSVIEKAEHFIYIENQFFISGLSGDETIRNRVLEALYRRILRAYNEQKCFRVIVVIPLLPGFQGGLDDGGAASVRAIMHWQYRTICQGKNSILQNLHCVLGQKTNDYISFYGLRAYGKLFDGGPVATSQVYVHSKVMIVDDCAVLVGSANINDRSLLGSRDSEIGVLIEDKELVNSCMGGKPYKAGKFALSLRLSLWSEHLGLRANEVNQIIDPVIDSTYKDIWVATAKTNTMIYQDVFSCVPNDLVHSRSTLRQHMNMWKEKLGYTTIDLGIAPEKLEAYQNGNVKKIDTMDRLLSVRGNLVSFPLEFMSKEDLRPVFNESEYYASPQVFH; encoded by the exons ATGGCATCATCGGAGCAGTTAGTGTCCAGAGTTGGCAGTGGAGGTCTCACCGGAGGATCTGCTGGCCGTTACGTCCAGATGCAATCAGAGCCGCCATTACCTTCGATGATGTCTTCGTTCTTCTCCTTCGCTCAATATCCAGCGCCCGAGTCAACCCGAATTTTCGACCAGTTGCCCAAAGCACTCATCGTCTCTATCTCTAGACCCGACGCCGCTGATATCAGCCCAATGCTCTTGACTTACACCATCGAGTTCCAATATAAACAG TTTAAATGGCGGCTAGTGAAGAAAGCTGCACAACTAATATATTTGCATCTTGCATTGAAAAAACGAAAATTTATCGAGGAAATTCATGAGAAACAAGAGCAGGTGTGTTTTAATTGACACCA CTTTGATGATGTGTTGTTTTACTGAACCATTGAATTAAAGGTTAAAGAATGGCTTCAAAATCTAGGGATAGGAGAGCACGCATCTATGGTGcaaggtgatgatgatgatggtgatgaggaTAGTACCCCGATTGTGATACATAATGAAGAGAGTGCTAAAAACAG AGATGTACCATCAAGTGCTGCGCTGCCAATCATACGGCCAGCCCTGGGAAGGCAGCAATCCATTTCTGATAGAGCGAAGGGGGCCATGCAAGGATACTTGAATCATTTTCTAGGAAACATGGATATTGTCAACTCCCGAGAG GTTTGCAAGTTTTTAGAGGTTTCAAACTTATCTTTCTCGCCAGAGTATGGCCCTAAGCTAAAAGAAGATTATGTCATGGTAAATCATCTACCAAAGATTTCAAAGAAAGATGACTCGAAAAAATGTTGTCCTTGCAATTGCTTTGGCTGTTGTAATGACAATTGGCAAAAG GTGTGGGCTGTTCTGAAACCTGGATTCTTGGCTTTGTTGGAAGACCCATTTGACACCAAACCATTGGATATTATTGTTTTTGACGTATTACCAGCATCAGATGCTAATGGTGATGGCCGAGTGTCCTTAGCAACAGAAGTAAAGGATCGTAATCCACTACGTCATACATTTAAG GTGACTTGTGGGAATCGGAGCATAAAGATAAGGACTAAAAATCCAAAACTTAAAGATTGGGTTGCTGCAATCAATGATGCCGGACTTAGGCCTCCTGAAGGTTGGTGTCATCCTCACCGCTTTGGCTCGTTTGCTCCTCCAAGGGGGTTGACTGAGGATGGTAGTCAGGCTCAATGGTATGTAGATGGTCGGGCAGCCTTTGAAGCCATTGCTTCAGCAATTGAGGATGCAAAGTCGGAG ATATTTATTTGTGGCTGGTGGGTGTGCCCTGAGCTGTATTTGCGGCGTCCTTTCCAAGCACACGCTTCCTCCCGGCTCG GCTTACTTGAAGCCAAAGCTAAGCAAGGGGTTCAG ATTTATATTCTTCTCTACAAGGAGGTTGCCCTTGCTTTGAAAATCAACAGCGTCTATAGTAAGAGAAGGCTTCTTAATATTCATGAGAATGTCCGGGTCTTGCGTTATCCTGACCATTTCTCTAGTGGTGTTTACTTGTG GTCCCACCATGAAAAACTTGTCATTGTTGATAACCATATGTGCTTTATTGGAGGATTGGACCTGTGCTTTGGTCGCTATGACACATTTGAACACAAAGTGACTGATAACCCTGCTCATATATGGCCAGGAAAGGACTACTATAACCCTAG GGAATCAGAACCAAATTCATGGGAAGATGTAATGAAAGATGAATTAGATCGTGGCAAATATCCTCGAATTCCTTGGCATGATGTCCATTGTGCACTTTGGGGGCCACCGTGTCGTGACATAGCTAGGCACTTTGTACAACGCTGGAATTATGCCAAG AGAAGTAAAGCTCCATATGAGGAAACAATTCCACTACTTATCCCACAGCACCACATGGTTATTCCACACTATCTGGGAAAGAGCAACGAGATGGAAGAAGAAACTAAGAATCCTGAAGAGCACTGTAAAGACATGAAAAAACAGGACTCCTTTGCATCTCGATCATCTGCTCAAGATTTACCACTTCTACTGCCTCAAGAGGCTGAAGTGGATGCATCATCAAAGTCAAATGGATTGGGGTCAAGACCAAGCAAACTCCCTCCTTTCTCCTTTCGGAAGTCAAAAATCGAACCAGTTGTTACAGATATGCCAATGAAAGCATTTGTAGACGATCTTGGTTCTAAAAATGTGGAGCAGCCTGGAGGGATAACTCCGGATCTCGAGTGGTGGGAGACACAAGAGCGTGGTGATCTGGTTGTTTCAGCTGATGAAAGTGGACAAGTTGGTCCACGAGTGTCATGTCATTGTCAG ATTGTAAGGAGTGTAAGTCAGTGGTCTGCTGGAACAAGCCAACTGGAAGAGAGCATTCACTGTACATATTGCTCTGTCATTGAGAAAGCTGAGCACTTTATATATATAGAG AATCAATTTTTTATATCAGGTCTTTCAGGAGATGAAACGATACGGAACCGTGTTTTAGAAGCACTGTACCGACGCATTTTGAGAGCATACAATGAGCAGAAGTGTTTCAGGGTTATTGTCGTCATACCACTCTTGCCTGGATTCCAG GGGGGTCTTGATGATGGTGGTGCAGCATCTGTGAGAGCTATAATGCATTGGCAATACCGAACAATTTGCCAGGGAAAAAATTCAATATTGCAAAACCTTCATTGTGTTCTTGGTCAAAAGACTAATGACTACATATCTTTCTATGGTCTTAGAGCTTATGGTAAACTGTTCGACGGCGGTCCTGTTGCCACTAGCCAG GTTTATGTGCACAGTAAAGTCATGATAGTCGATGACTGTGCAGTCTTGGTAGGATCAGCTAACATTAATGACAGGAGTTTGCTTGGGTCAAGAGATTCTGAG ATTGGTGTGCTTATTGAAGACAAAGAGCTAGTTAACTCATGCATGGGAGGTAAGCCGTATAAGGCTGGAAAGTTTGCTTTGAGTCTTCGCCTCTCACTTTGGTCAGAACACCTTGGTCTCCGTGCAAACGAG GTGAATCAAATAATTGACCCGGTGATAGACTCCACATACAAAGATATTTGGGTGGCTACTGCAAAG ACAAATACTATGATCTACCAGGATGTGTTCTCATGTGTACCAAATGATCTCGTTCACTCCAG ATCTACACTTAGACAACACATGAATATGTGGAAGGAGAAACTCGGCTACACAACAATCGATTTAGGAATAGCTCCCGAGAAGCTCGAAGCATATCAAAATGGGAATGTTAAGAAAATTGATACGATGGATAGGTTATTGTCAGTTCGTGGAAATTTAGTTTCTTTTCCATTAGAGTTTATGTCCAAAGAGGATTTAAGACCTGTATTTAATGAGAGTGAGTATTACGCTTCTCCTCAAGTTTTTCATTGA